NNNNNNNNNNNNNNNNNNNNNNNNNNNNNNNNNNNNNNNNNNNNNNNNNNNNNNNNNNNNNNNNNNNNNNNNNNNNNNNNNNNNNNNNNNNNNNNNNNNNNNNNNNNNNNNNNNNNNNNNNNNNNNNNNNNNNNNNNNNNNNNNNNNNNNNNNNNNNNNNNNNNNNNNNNNNNNNNNNNNNNNNNNNNNNNNNNNNNNNNNNNNNNNNNNNNNNNNNNNNNNNNNNNNNNNNNNNNNNNNNNNNNNNNNNNNNNNNNNNNNNNNNNNNNNNNNNNNNNNNNNNNNNNNNNNNNNNNNNNNNNNNNNNNNNNNNNNNNNNNNNNNNNNNNNNNNNNNNNNNNNNNNNNNNNNNNNNNNNNNNNNNNNNNNNNNNNNNNNNNNNNNNNNNNNNNNNNNNNNNNNNNNNNNNNNNNNNNNNNNNNNNNNNNNNNNNNNNNNAAAAAAACGCAGTTCAAAACGCATCACTTACTTTGATTAGAAGGAAAATATAAAGACTTTTCCAGAAGTGCTAAGCTTAGCTATACAgatgtcattttaaaagcttttttttagcctttaaCTGTGTcccaaaataacaacaaaaaattatatatatattttttttcaaaaacaaatttgtaacTTACTATTAAACTAACTGAAGTTAGTTGCTGCAGAATATATCTTTACTGTTGAAACATACAAATAACAGAAGGGCAATCTGCTTGTCATCTTTTATAATATCCTCTTWGatgctttgaaaaataaatccttctcGGCTCAAACTGAAACCTACATGKTTTTTGCAGCCATctcacaaatcaaaaataagaaattagatGATTGATGGACTGGAGCTCTACACTTTCTGAACTCATCTGTGTTTTGCTTCGGTSTCTCMaacatttctggaaaacaatacgtAATACCAACTTGGTTTTAGACAGTCTGCTCCTCTGGMATTCGGTAYGGGATGACTGACCTGACAGATCACGTGTTGTTACCAGTCGTTGCCTCWCTCCAGCCCTAAACTGCAATGTTTTCTCATCAAAGTGGAAATRTTCTGGTGTTTCATCTGTCCTCCCGTTCCGTCTCTCACAGGGTTTACTGGCCGCTTTTTGTGCTGATTTTCTACGTGTTGAGTCCCATCCCAACCTTCATATCCAGACGCCTGAGTGACGACGACTCCTCCAGCAACGCATGCAGGGAGCTGGCCTACTTTTTAACGACGGGGATCGTGGTGTCGTCTTTTGGGCTCCCCATTGTCTTGGCCCGAAACAGTACGGTGAGTTCTCTTTGTTCCTGCGTTCATGCGTCCGGAGCCTTTCCAAAGTACTCACACCTGTTAGACTGCCTGGGCTGGCTTTAGGGGAtatgcaggaaaagaaaaatgatggcAAACAATTACATTCaaggttaaaacaaaaagaaaggtgAGTACGCTCAAAGATGAATTGCGTCAATGAAGTTTTAAGTCAGAAAagaatttaagaatttttttttttcttaaagtttttatttttttcattatgtttttgatCAGTTTTCAAACACATAATATAGTTCCAgttttttccattaattttWATTATTTCAGCCAACAATAATGTTTCAATTCAGTTTGTactattttcttaattttattcacTATAATAATTAGTCATAGTTTTYcaaatttcaacttttaacatttttctagcgcccaaacatttttttctagcGCCCCCTACAGGCCGGCTAAGCGAGTTCTCTGGAGGTTGAAAAACCCCAAACGAGCAAGTTTTGCCGACCACGGCGTCGTGTCGCGCGCTTACAGCCGAGTCTGCTCTCTTACAGATCCAGTGGGGCGCCTGCGGCCTGGTGATGACKGGAAACGCCGTCATCTTCCTCACCATCCTCGGCTTCTTCGTCATCTTCGGAGGTGGGGACGAGTTCAGCTGGGAGCAGTGGTAGAGCGTGTGAAAGGCGCTCGGGCAGATGGGGCGGGTAGGTGGATAGTGAGATGAAGCGACGGAAGATCGAGGGGCACGTTTGTTCTGCGCTGAATCAGGAGGGTGTAGAAAGAACAAAACCTTCACCaagatgatttttcttttgttggggTGATCGGGGGGTTTAGATTTAGCAGGCAGTGCTTTTTATGCTTATGAATGTGCCTTAAGCACGTGGCTCCGAGGCCTCCAGCCCCTAAAGCCACTGACTCTATCCATTATATCTCATGTGTTTTAGCTTGCCTTAGCTTAAACTCCCAAAGCGGCCTCTTRTCGAAGCTATCATCCTTATCACCGTGtctcagtttattattatttttggatcCCATTCCTTTCGAATAGGATYcaaaaaggaaaaaaaagttgtaattcaCAATGCGAAGCTTGCTGTCTGTTCTGAAACACGGCTTGCGTAACACAAGCRCTGTTCGCTTTTAAAAGTTGGAAGGTGTTAAACGACGTTAGGATGCAGGGCTGAGGCGTTTCTTAGTTCTCTTTGGATTCTTTTTCCtcaagactttttgtttttttctttctctttctgtcgcAATTGTTTACATTTCCACCAAAGATCACTTCCgactgcaacaaaacaaaacaaaacaaaaaaaaaatagatgcatGTTGTCCAATCCAGAGAAAGTTTCCTGATTCATTtcacgaacaaaaaaaaaaaaaaaacggacacTAATGATCAtggttagtattttttttttttatgtttttcttttgcacaatTTGAGTAGCTCATTCTGCTAATGTACGCTTTGAACCCAAGTGCACTTCTCCACATTGACCTTATCCATAACCGTCTGCCTTATGTGATGTGTATTTAATTAGCAAAGAAATCACTGATGTTTGACTTGCTTTCTCTTGAATCAATATTACAGCCTCATGTTCTGTTTGATGGGAGTAAGACTGTGTTGCCCCTCTCATTGAAAACAGTAGTTATTGTTCTCTATAATGTTCTgtttctttagcattagctttgcaGTTTGGGGGTAAGATAATATATTTTGTSTAAAACTGACACTTTTTCTCTGGGTAGAATTTCTATTCTTTATATAGTAACTTCCTGACAcactaaggagaacattgaggTAATTTTTATGAGCTCCAATCATGTTCtctaacatttaataaaactttgtgttgtaaatgtgcagactctcttattttttattttccttttttttaggtgttttaCGCTGtaggaaatggaaaaacagacTACATTTTTGCAGAGTTGCACTGATTAGAGGTTTTGTGACCTACATACTTAACTTTTCCAGTGTCTCTTTAAGGACTTTCTATTACACAGCTAAtcttttttcctcttgaataaatggaaaatgcatgtttttgcaattgtttatatcaaaataaaacagtgatttttctctaaaaaagcCCAAAGTTGACTTTTCTACAGAATAAAcccactttaaaaacattactgCATACATTAATTAGCTTCTTACAAGACAGATTCTGACTCActctcattttttgttttgctcaccTGAAGATGTAAGAGTGTACCCAAAGAATATCTTTTTATGGAAGTTAAGCTTCTTTATTAGCAGCTGACGAGGTAGCTAGCTGACCCAGTGTGGATGCATGGAATACAGTAGGGTAGGCTTCGACAAAACACAGCTAATCGCCAACATCTGTTTACTTGGGTAAGGAYAGGGAATATTTACAGATACAAGTAGGTAAAGTGGTAACGTAAGAGactgctgtgttgttttttaccAACTCCACGGTAACCTGAATTCAACCGAGTGCCAGCTGGATGTTTGCTAAGYGTATCAGTAGGTCAGCAACTGTTGATACGTAGTGAACGAGAGCTGCCTGAAGAAGAGTTGACAAAGGAGTCacagtttttgtcttattgcattttttcacaaactaaactaaacagtAACTAAAATAAGTCACTGTTGCTACAGCATGGCAAAACAGACTAGCGCTCAGTAAGTGCCTCTCTTGCAAGTGAACTGAGGTGAAGAAAAAGAGTTTRGAGGATATCAGTCTGACTTGAATTTTGTAATGAGAAGCTGTGCCTAACAGACRAGTCCTGCTATGAACACATGCTAAATAATTTACACAGCTTTCAAATATTCAGAaagcaacatgtaaaaaaacaaaaaccacagcaGCATTCAATTCAAATACAGATCGGCAAACATCTGCGTACAAACCGCCAAACAAAAAGAATGATAAAGGCCAACATTGTTGTAGACGGAGTAAAATAGAACTTGATGGAAATCAGACATGCAGCTGTGAACAACTTGAGTGGTTTAATTACGTCCTCTGTTGATGTGTGTCAGAAAAGSAACAAACCTTGATCACCAATCAGGGCATAAAGGAgggtgtttttggttttttatccACAAACAAAAGGAGACTCGCAGTCTGTGGATAAATTAATGCCTGCATGAATAACATCTGTTCTGCCTGCCTCCTGTAATTGCATTTCGCAAAGGGCTGGGTACAGCGGGAATGGTGCATCATCATCCTGGATActttaatatataatatttctGGACAGAAAAAGCCTTTGGAGGAGATAAATATCTAAAGAAAGCGTGTACTATGTGAGACAAGGGAGAATGTAGGCTCTTAAATTCCCTGTTGTCATAGAGATGGTGGGACATATGTCCAATTAACACAGCCAAGTGGAGCCGGGAGGACAAGTGCCAGTGGGCTACCGTAGTTCCTACAATAATCTCCAACCATTTCCTCATCaagttttgtagttttcatcATTTAGATGATAAAGTCCTTTATGTCGCCacagttttaagaaaatcaaGTTGGTTAAGAAACAAAGTTGGTTACGTYGATAGCGGAAGAacaacttaaatgttttcatcagtgAGATGGAAGCATGTATAAGTTGTTTTCAGATGTACAACACAAAGATCCCAGAGGGATTAAAGATATCCACAAAGAGagagactaaaaaaaatatgacagattgAATTTCTATTCAGAAAGKATGAAAAGGgcacaagagaaaataaaaaKAAAGAAGAARAAARAAAGACCCAGGGACATCCATTCATCTCTTTTTTCAGGACagctgttgcctagcaacaaccaaGGCATCAAAATGACTCCAAAACACTCCTGAGTGAGGCCTTGAATGCRGCGCAGCAGAAGTTCGGTGATACTGTAAATTATATCTCACTGCTGCTGGAGTTTTTGAACACCTTAGCTAGTGTAGAAGCaggcacagaaaaacaaagtaccCTGTTGTACTtcctgtacaaaaacaaaatgatatttACCAGAtcctgaaataatttaaatctaaCCCCTCCaatgtataaaaacacacactagTTCTTTACTCTGTGTGTAAAGAACAAGTGTTGGACACATTGTTATGTGTCCAACACATACCAATGTGTTGGACAAAGATGAAGCCAAATTTGGAGACTGTGTCTAGAAGGTAAGTGGACGAAAGTGCTGCTTCCATAGGATTCAGCAATGGCTCATCATAAAGTATGTACTGTCTACCTTAATAGAGTCAGGAGTTTTTCCAAGTTAGTTATTTTGTGTAGAGATCTGGTGTTGATATGTTGCCAAATGGGAAACTGCCTGTCAGTCTGAAAACGTTTATTAGGTAATTTTCAAGCAGATCCCACAAATTTCATTCCAAGGCCAAATTGTGGAAAGCTCAAAGAAGTTGCAACTCCTTGGTGTAATGACTGCATATAGCATAAACTTTAAAGTTCATGACAGTACAAACGGAAAAAGACTGGACAAATATTAATTGTGGAACAATGGCCTTTGGACAGAAGagatatttacccagaatgcacggTATAATCTTATTAACACCTCAAAAGCTTGGTGGTGGTTTGAcgatttgggtttgttttgctgtcaCTGTATGGACTAAGCCCCTTGGGATTTTTCTACAATCAATTACTAGGCCATCTGTCTGCCAGTTGAGGGtatgaaatgtgtaaaaaggtGCGGACCAACATTCCTGCTCAATGATGAGACGGAAATGATCACGTCAACTTAATGCTGAAAAACAGGGTTCCAAAAGTTGGAAGTTGGAAAAGTTGTATGGCGGTAATAGTTTTTCATATACAGCTTCtctccttctttttttgtttttctttgKgatttctttgttttatgatCCAGGTCTTGAGGGCCAGTGTCCGGCAATTTTAAGATGTGTCCCTGCTTCGACACACCTGGTTCAAATAATCAGGTCATTAACGAGACTCTCAAGAACATGACTGCACTCATAACTCAGCCAACTGACTGAGGCGTATTGGACCATGTGAAAGTTACAGGACAACAGCCCTTTAGGTCTGGATTTGAGGATTCATGTTGTGGTTTCAATTGACCCTGACATCAACAACTATTGAAAMAGCAGAACGGTTTAGACAGTTTGTTGAAATATGTGGTTGGAGTAGATGTTCTTCTGTTAAAGAAACATTCCAGTATGTCACTCAAGACGAGAAGTGAGTGTTATGAAGGGGACATTATGATCTGCAGTAGACAAGACAAAGGAGAAGAGGAGGTTCTTATTGGTGGACAGAGTTTCCTGAGAGGTGAGTCTATCCACAGAGGTTAAGGTTGACTGGTGGTGGTgagtggtgttttttttttcctcatgtttttcccattttgtcttTCCTTCCAGATGGAGGAGAAATAGATGGAGGATTGTTGGCAGGTGGACAGGCAGGTGAGTATGGCATAGTGGAGGTGAAGGATCCCCCATAGCATGAATCAGAGAATGAATGAAGAGTCTGAGCAGAAGGAGCTTGAAGATGAGTTTTTGAATCAGACTGGAGAGTGAGGAGTCAGGATGCAGAGATCCAGGAACGAATGAGACAATGACCAAAACAAGTTTGCCACTCATTGAGATGGAATTGTCAGGCGGTCTTCCTCAGGGGAACCCACTCATCTTGAGCTCCTCTTGATTGTGCTTGGTGAGGTTCATCTGTGGGAGTATATACTGTACCTGTGTGCCACATTTGGCAAAGATGAGAGGTAGgaataatacacacacacagcattgCATGGCtctgtgcattaaaaaaaaaaaaaaaaaaaaaaagatccctacaaatgtctttcttttatcTATCACAGCATAATTTGCTTTGAAATTCTcattaatgaaaatgaaatattttattagattttgcTACAATAAAATCACTGGCACAGTTATTGTTATTCTTGAGGtaagtgcaaagaaaaatcaaaaatctttaTTACAGTGTATAGASCGTAAACTGTAAGTGTCAGGAAGGTTTCCAGACAAAGAGCCGGAGGGCTGTTGCTTTCAAACAGACAGATTCATTCCCTTCTGGGTGGAAATCTAATGGAATCAGGCTGGAGTGGAAGTGGGAGAGYGGCCGCACGGAGCGTGCGCGCGATGACAAGCCATTGGTAAAAGGGGTTGTGCGGGGTGGGGGTGCGGAGGGGGATTTACGTGGTTGTCGTTAAAGCCAATCGATGTGCACGTGGAGTCGTGAAAGGGAACGAGCGCGAATGGGACAAATGGAACCTGATAAAAAGGGGCGCGTGCCTCGGTAGGCTCGCGGTGGGACGGACCGCGGAGCAGAGCGACAGCAGCTTCGTCGGAGGGAGGACACAAACCACCACCGATAAGAGGAAATTCATTCGGTAAAGCAGCtcttagaaattaaaatatttttttgcctcGCGGAGCTTTTCGTCGAACTTATTCTTATGAGTCAaattactgtgttttttttttttttcggccGCCAGCCTGGAGCTCACGCGACGTTTCTTTGAAGTTTTGACATATTTGGCATCTTCCTAAGTCTTATCCAGATAAGTCCTATTGTGAAAACGTTARCATTATGTACTCCCGTCATTTGATGTGCAGATAACACTTTTTACAGGAAACATCTTTTGAACCAGTCAATTACGCAGGTTTGTTGCGTTTCTAGTCTGCTGCCCTCCTTATCTTTGTTTCCACTTTGCGGTGAAAGCATCTCTTCCTTTCGACAGTTCCGTTTCATTGTGTCACGTTTCAAAGACTTTTCTTAACCAGCCGTAACATGataatgacatgttttatttagattgtaATCAAATGGAGTTAAGTTTGAAGAGTGTCTGAGATATGTACTTAGGATTTAAGACAGG
The Poecilia reticulata strain Guanapo linkage group LG17, Guppy_female_1.0+MT, whole genome shotgun sequence DNA segment above includes these coding regions:
- the LOC103479195 gene encoding leptin receptor gene-related protein — its product is MFSHQSGNXLVFHLSSRSVSHRVYWPLFVLIFYVLSPIPTFISRRLSDDDSSSNACRELAYFLTTGIVVSSFGLPIVLARNSTIQWGACGLVMTGNAVIFLTILGFFVIFGGGDEFSWEQW